The DNA region TCATCCTCAAcaaaaagtttcaatttttcttgcaaaaacacaaataccCCAATGCTTAGTTTTCCAAAGATTATAACCAAATGGTGCAACTGCTAGTGTTGGTGCCCAAAGAGCTGAAAACTAAAATTCACCCACCAGAAATCCAAATAAACACAACCTTGCAAGGCAACTAAACTAATTTCAGCAATTTTACCTAAACATAAATAGAACAATTACACAAACCTTACTATCAAAGGTCTAATTTTTCAACTACATACAACAAACTCGGATCATTTCAGTGTGAATCAAAATCATAACTGCCCAAGTCTAAAATAGAGACTTTAAAGACCCTATTTGAAATTAATATCATGTATGCTTTTAGTTTCTAATCATAATGGAAATGACATGGAAAATTTATTCATTGAAACACTGCATGAACACAACAGTATCATGCCACAAATTCCTAATTACAGTGATACATGCTTGATCACACAAACTTTCTGTTCAGCAATCCAATTATGAAACCACCAAGATACTTAGTCTGAGGAGTTTTATAACTAAAATTCTAGTGGGTAAAGGGTGATAACATTTTTGAGGTAAAATTAAAGATCAGTAAACATATATTAGCACAAAGAAAGATATACAACTAAACATGGCATTGACATGCATTGACATGCATATTAAATCCCACTAGAAGTCAACTGATTATTTCTAGTCTTCTTGTTTGTGTTTGTccatggttcatcacttctggCTTCATATAGATTTAGGATCACTGGTTCATCTAGACTATCAACCAAGAGACTTCTGAAAATTTATCAAAAATAAACTCCCAGCAAAACTAAGGCAGAGTCTAAGCCAAAACTTCTGAGAACAAAAGTCTGGTATATTTGACATGAAATAACAGCAAGCTAGCTTCGATGTCACATCATTTCTTTAGCAACACTTTAGCCGAATTACCAAATGTTGGTCTGGTAAAAACTTTCATACCATGTTCTATATAGTTTTGAGCTATTTTCAAATTTCGGAAACTCTGAAAAGTATAGCTGAGCCAGGAATGACTAAATGAGTACAGATAAAGAGGTTTTGCAAATGGGTTTGGTCTAAGATATGCATATTTGAAGAAGGTAAAAATATCAAGAAGAAATTTAGACTCAGTATATATCCAATCAAATTTTATGTAATCAGAAACTCACTCTTCAACTCCAGGTCATAAAGTAAAACTTTCTGACATCAGAAACTCTTCCATCGCAAATTTCTGTCAAAAACGAATTAATATTAGCTATTTTCATTCTACATATGGGAGAGCTAAAAGACTAATCATCCTAGTAAATTTGAATCTCAACATGAGTTAATTAAATGTTTAGGTACAAGTGGGAAATAAAAGGATATTTATTAACCTTTCCCATTCGTTAATGTATTTTACACTTTTACCTTGTATtgtaagataaaaaaaaaaagctatgaAAGTAACAAGTGAAATGAGTTTGCAATTATCTCAAATAAGCTACTATTTCTTTTGTGTAAAAATGATAAATTTCATAAGCTAtctagctttgttgttgttgctgtttgtatcaaaccaaataaaaatataattttgaagCGGAAAATAATAAGAAGGTTCAGTTGTTTTAAAACCAGCCCCTACCCTGGAAAAATATACAAACAGTTCTCTTAATCTAGTGATTAACTGAATCATAAATGCTTCCTTATTTTTGTTCCTCAGTATACATAACCATATAATCAAAATACATTGATTGAAAGACTAACCCAGGATTATCAAACCCCAAACCATTAGTGTGGATTTTTGCAAATTGAAAAATGCAGGACACGTTGTTTGGCATGTTCCAAATTCAGTAGTCTCGAAAAGTCAATGCAAGATCTGTAATTTGGGAACTcaatataacaaaataaaaaataattgattAAATAAAGATGCAGAGATGTACTTACACTGAGGAAATGGAGCAATCGGAGACCTGCACTTCACATATTCAAATCTTCTTTTAGAATCAACATGCACTGTACCCAAAGAATCACCCCAAAAGTAAACTACATATTCAGAAATAGAATAAAAGaaatctgaaatcataattgcaGCTTTAAGTTTCAAAAATACCCATCTATATGAGGTTATGGCTGGAAACTGAGAGCAAGAAAGAGATACAAAATATAATCCCAGATCCATCCATCAAAGAATTCATCAAATCCAGATCAAAATAGCTTGAAGAAGACAATCCCAAAAATTAAATAGCACGAAAGAAACTCAAACTTAAAAATTAACTAATACTTGAAGAAGAGAGTGCCAAGAAGGATCTTACTCTTAATTACAACCTGTAAACTTACAGAAAACATCCGCCTAAACCCATCTAGCGGCGAAGTGGCGGATTGATGAGATTTTTTTGCCCCACCCCTGCGACCCACGATATTTTTATTGATGTGCAGCCTTGGATTGGTTCATCAAAAACCACCAGATCGGGAAAGGGAAGCGAGATGGACCAAATATGGGATTGGTTCATCAAAAACCACCAGATAGAGAAGGAAAAGAGAGATGGATGAATCCGGGAaggtagagagagaaaagggGTCGGAGAGAGAGACataggtgagagagagagagagagagagagagagagagagagagagtttgagggAGGCGGAGCGGAAGAAGAAAGTAGGGGAAGGGATAGTGGATAGATaaaagagagacagagagagagacagagagtaaGAGGAAGGGGAAAAAGAGAAAGACGAGAGAGGGACGGTAAGCGGAACCGTGGAAGAGAGATTGAAAGAGAGTGAAAATGTTGAGTGGGGTGCGGTGGTGGGCCTTGAtcaatacaaaataatattaaaacgaTTTTGTGTTCAGATTTATTTAGTAAGACACATATACTTATGCGATTATAAAAGTAGGACACATACAATTGTGCGCTTAAGTCTATGTATGGACACAAATATCCCTTTGTGTGTATTTTTTATCAAAAAGTTGTCAGCCTAATGTGTTTGTGTCCATTTTCTTTTACATTGGGCACAATGCATTGTGCTCTTTATTGAATGGACACTGTTCCATTGTATTGGTGTTCATAGAGACACATACTCTTCATTTGTGTCCTTAGTTTTGTACCCAAAGCCCTGTTTTGTTGTAGTGTTTGCTCAATTTGGGTGGTTTGCGCATGCTTGGGTAGATAATGTATTCACAACATATTCTCatcatataaatattatatagaTAGTGTATAGTTATTATATTGTTATTATACTGTTAATATGTTGAACACATACAAGTCACGGCCACAAACTATGCACAACCCAAATGCGCAAGTGAACACTTCTGTATCTATAATTATCCCTTGTGTTTTAATGTGTACAGTTGGACGTTTATGTCTCAAACTGAACCCTGATCacattaggggtgggcaaacgggtcctggaCCCGCAGGTAGGGGCGGGTACTAGCGGTTCGGGGCAGGTTCGGGGCGGgtacatatttttttatatcacaacggggcggggcgggccGGGTCCAAGTAGAAAGCGGGGCGGGCCGGGTCCAAGTAGAAAGCGGGGCGGGACGGTTCCTAATTCCTGAAGACACGGGCCCCCGGCCCGAACCGTATCTAGTGTATTTGGCTGGATCTCCTCCCtcatctctcgatctctctcgaTCTGTTCGAGTCTCATCCCCCGTCCACTCCGAATCTCCTCCCtcatctctcgatctctctcgaTCTGTTCCATCTCGATCTCCTCCCGATCTCCTCCATCTCGATCCACTCCATCTCGATCTCCTCTCTGTTGATCTCATCCTTCTCGATCTCCTCCATCTCGATCTCATCTCTATCGATctcctccatctctctctctctttcccacagtctctctctctcccccccatCTCACCCGCCTTAAACCCAGCTGAACCCCTTTCTTCCTCTCGTCTTCCCCAATTTTCACAAAGCACTACTGGATTCTCGCAATTTCACAAACCACTACCATTGCCGCTGACTTCTTTAATCTAAATCAAGCATGCTGCTGCAAATGACGATTCCGGTGATGTCAGGCCTCGATGGTGGTCTCAAATGACTCATCAACACCCGAGGTACCTTCTAGGCCCATTGCATGTGAACATCTTATTCAAATTTGTGAAAAATCCGTTTAAATTTCTGAGCTTTTGAGGGTTCTTCGTTTAACCTATGGGTTTTTTTGACGTTTCTATCTGAGATTTAGTATTTATTTTCTGGAGTTTTTAGAATACTTCGATTAAATTTGTGAGTGTGGTAGTGGTATTTATGAAATGATTGTTAGGTTTTATGCGGCAGATGTGAGGGTGGAGAGCTTCGAGGTGCTCGACAAGTGCAAGAGGAAGGTTGTGGTGATGGCAAATCCGACGGTGATGGTGGAGCGGGTCTGGATCTGGGTCGGGCTGGGCTTGGACGAGACGATGAGCGAGTTGAAGAAAAGGGTACCCGTGGACCCGGCCCGAATCGGCCCGTTTCAACCGGGCCGGGTAATGTGCGGTTCCTATACTAGAAAATCCAATCCCCGCCCCGTCCCGGCCCGTTTCGTTTAAGCTCCGGTTCCTACAAACTTCGGTTCGGCCCGCCCCgccccggcccgtgcccagccctagATCACATCGATCCATACCTAAAtgactttgacaaaaaaaaacaagagaatCAAGGACATGAAGAAAGCGAATTGGAGAGAGCCCTCTCAGATTGTCACTATACATTAGCCTGTATTGCAACATAATTGTATGCTTTGTCTAGTTTATTATTTATAAGCTGGTAGTGGTGCTTGTTGGTCTTGATTGGGTGCTTTTACGATGGTGCAACAAATACAATTTTCGGCTTAAAATCGGTCGCCTCTAGCCATGTAAATTGAGTGACTGAAGAGTAAAATATTGGTCCTGAAAACAAAAGTAAACTACTGATTTGTTCCCCCTTTGTGTAAGATTTAATTAGACCACCAATGTACTTTATGCTTAGAAGGATATCTAGACCGTATGGGGATCCTTTCCGAATTCTCTTTGTAAGGATCTGAAAATCTTTAAATTgtgtccgtttatcgtacattgtaCAATCAGTTTTTGGCaggtattgtttatatttaattttaaataaaaatatttaaaataatttctgactgtACGATTTACGATGAACGGGCACTATTTGAGAATCTctaagatcctcacaaaaagaatcTGAAAAGAATCCTCGTACATCTAGACCAAGTCGTTGAAAGATTTTGATGTACTTATCACTTGTCAGCCATCATTAACAAGGCAAATATGCTTGACATTTAACCATGGCGTGCTCCCAATAACAAAGCAAACCTTCCAAAGAACATGGAATTCTTCAATTGGCCGAATATACTTATTTAGCGGCCATTTCTATCATTTATACCTGGAATGTGGTTATATGTACTTTGAAGGAGGATTCTctccggagaggatcctaaGAATCCTCAAATTGTGTctatttatcgtatatcgtgcgatcagaaatcattttaaatatttttattttaaattaaatatgaatagcacttgataaaaattgatcgcacgatacacaatgaacggacacgatttaaGAATCTCCAAAATCCTCATAAAGAGGATCTAAAGAGGATCCTCCTGGATGTACTTTAATCATGAGATgggtttttatatattttatataattgtCTCCACTTGATCTCTACTCATGCAAATAATATACATTTCACATCAAGTTTGAAAAGAGTTTTTTGGAAACTTAATACtacgatttagtgattttttttatttgtaactgAGAAGTCCAAAGTTCGACTCATGTGGATAGCTAAGTTTGATATCAAATGATTGTCTCATTGTATGGCTTAGTCAAAATCTCTCACTCAATGTACATTTATCGTTATTCAAATGAACTTCAACGATCTAAACCGTTAATTTTTCAAGTTGCGTCTCATACATCATCCTTGAAAAATATTAGCCAAAGAGGAAATATTTGAGGCATCTAAttaagttcaaagaaattgacgaacactatgttttatgaaacattgAAATGTTATCGTAACAATTAAAAGGGCAACTGGTTTTGGATTAAATTGAGTTTTTGTAAAGATGAGACTTGCAAAATAAACAGTTTAGATCATTAAAATTCGATGTGATTGAGTCCCACAACTAATCtccattttgtttttcaaaaaatagTGATCCATTCCATTACAGGACATGTACATATACAAAACCCTTAATGGAAGATATctccattaaaaaataaaatcaaattaaaaaaaacggaATTAGTGGTGGGGCTCACACGACATCGAACGTCAAAGATCCAAACCgcctatttttcaagttgcacctcatagattatccttacaaaatattagccaaatatGAAATATTCCAAGCATCTAATTAAtttcaaagaaattaataaacACTATATTCtaagaaacattaaaatttcatcgtgacaattaaataggcaaatggtttcggattcaattaaaattttgcaaagatgatccaTGAATCGAGACTTTTAAAATAAacagttcggatcgttgaagttcgatatGGTCTAGGCCCTACAACTAATTCCATTTGTAAGTTATATTCACTAGATtacttttaaatatattttgtaTACACACTTAAGAAAGAACATAGGGATTTAGGACTCAAAATCTCATATTTGAGTTCAGatatgagaaaaaaaatgtcCCCAATGCAGGTTACTCTTAAaaattcatatttgaatttCCCACAAAAGTGACTCATATTTTAGTTTCAATATGAGATTTGAGTCAAGGTGGAGCCTATGCCAACTAGGATTAATTTTATTCAACCAAGACCTCCAAATGCATAATTTTGAGTTGATtccatttttttgttataagtCTTTACATTGGAAGAGAGAATCAAATTACGCAAAACACTTTTAAGACCCAAATATATTTAAGAGCATCTCCAGCGTACTCAAATCTCAAACTTATATTCTTATATTTGAGTCCAAAAAAGGTGTTGAGTTTGAgaaatttggttttcttcttGGTTGTGGAATATGTTTCTTTTTTGGCATAGCCTTCACCTTAGACTCAAATCTCATATTAAACTCAAACTTAAATCTCATTTTGGCCGGAAACTTAAACTTAGATCTAAATATCACCTCGGTTTGCATGTTCTTATAAGTAGTTTGACTACTTTCTATAtcgtcaattagttttatggtgaaacttcGACTTTTTCGTCCTAGAGACATTCCAAGGTGGGATCTTTGTCGATCCCATGTTAAAAATCTCCAATAAAGTAAAACCCAAATGACCGATCCCGCAGATTCGGACGTTGATGGCATGGTTGCTGCCGAGATTGGCGATCTTCCCCACTGCCACTCTGACGCGAAAGTTGATGAaggtgaaggagaagaagattGGGGTGGATATGAATCCAGCAATGTACCACGGAAGCCTAGTTTAGGGACGGTGGTGGAGCTTTTGAGAATGACGGATTAGGATTGACAGATTGCAAGGGAAATAacgtttttttaataatttattattcttttagaaACAGTTAATATTACAGTTTAACTATGATTTGGTAAGAGAACACGTGACAAGCTATCAAAGAGAGGTAAACACTCACCATTAAAAGCTATCAAAGAGAGGTAAACACTCACCAAAGTTAATGGGTGGTGAACAAAAATACTCCCAACTTTAAGTCCTAAATCTCCGATACACTAGAGATGCTCTAAGAATATAAGTGAGTGGTTTGGTGCTAAACTCTTATGTAAGAGTGGTTTGCGGTCCAACTAATGATGGCTCTTACTTTTGAAATATTTCTCACACTCTTactttgatttatttttaaaatttggttggtttggtttcattACCGGTTCAAAACTTATGAACATATTTGACTTCCGGCCGGTTCGGTTGGTTCAAGAGGTCCTTCGGTTTGAAATTCCAACCGTACTTAAGAGGCAACACtaatgccacttagtactatggtctagtggtattcgtcttcatttgtaaatgagaggttttaggttcgattctctccaaaagcgaatttgaatcacattattgctagctcattgtgagattTAACCCATCCCCTCTCCTTAAtgcagataatatcgtttgtattaaaaaaataaaaaataaaaaaaaacactaaagaTTTTAAAACTAGTAGAAATAAAAAGTCTAGCGCCACACAGCCATTATAGTATGGTGGATGGTATGAATGGtagattgattttagttttgTCCTCCCATATATTCATATAGTATATCAATCTGCAACATATTACTCTCCAAATCCAAAAGCTGGTGTTCCCTTCAACTTCAAGCCTGCCAAGCTGCCTCTTCAAGTTAACTCCACTTGGCAATCCAAGTCTGAGTTGGATATTTTGGCAGCATATCATTACAGCGCCGAATCCGAATGGTTCCACTTCCATTTTAATCACCATCAGTTAGGTCTTTCGAAAATGTTAATCAACATTCGTAGTACTTAAAAGGATATGCCTAGTTTGCTAGAAAGCCCCAGAAAAAGAAAGTATAGCAATTAGCAACGCACTCAATTAACACACACTTGCACCATAAAAAATGATTACTTTGCCAAATAGTGGCGATCGTATTCGACTTTGCCAAATCTAATAAATTAAACCCGTAATGGGTGCAAGTGGGGGATTGCCTTATGGCTAAGGCTTTTCTCTTTTAACCGTTGTGTTTCAAGTTTAAATCTTCCTCTTTACTTAGTGTAGAATATCgctattaaatataaaaataaagcaAGTAATGATAgtggaaaatttgtaattaaTCTCTCtgtctaataaaaaaaaaaactgagctaCAAATGTAATTGAATGGTAGATATTATATATCATTATGTAATATGTACAAGACACCAAATGATTAACAAATTTGCTAATACAGAGGCACAGGAAATCGAGGTGGCTTGGGCTGCTTCTGCACCTTCACTGCAATCTTGTCATCTCTCGGAGGTTCTCGAGGACATGGCAATGCCATAAACTTTGGAATCTGGTCCCCTGCCATTATCACTGGCAAGCTTTGCCTCTGCTTCTGCTTCAAATCCTAATTAAGAAACAACTAACATCATTAATCTCTTcaatataaaagaaaacaaaaacagggTAACGTTCTGTTTTTTATATCCGACATGTTCTGAAAGAAACAATTCATATTTACGGTCTGGCAACGTATACTACGACGTATTATGATGAAAGACTTGAAtccaaattattatttaaatttacagTTTAATAACGTAACATAgcagggagagagggagagagagagagagagggaagcaaTGATAAAGTAAAATTACTGAACCACTGAAAGTAATTAATTAGTTACCATGTGGGCAGGTTTAGATTTGGCGGGAGATGGCGGTTCGACGTCGGCCTCGGGGTCAGcgtcttggttgaaagatctACGGAGTGATCTGAGCTTGTCCCAGTGGTAGCAGCACGAGAAGATTCCACTGAGGCTAAATATGATGATCAAGAGGAGAGCCGTGCCAAGAGGGAAGCCCAAGGACGGCCGTGATGCATCCACGTGGGGTGGTGAAAAATCCGGGCTCTCCATCGCTTGAATCCGATGATAACAACAACGGTGGCGGCTGTGACGGTGGTGGTGATTGTCCTCTTCCTTCACTCATGTGTTGAGGAGGACCCAGAGTAGCCAGAGTTGTAGGGTTAAGGaattgggattttggttttggtgtcTGGGCGTTTGGAAATGAGggatatatttataaaaaataagtgcggagagagagagagagtgagtacGTGTAAAGATACACCCAGGTCCTTGGTACGGAATGATGGTGGGGTTAGTTAAACTGGGTGCTACTAAAGATAAGCTTGTTtgaaaagtatttttaaaatagtagaaaatattttaagagaatatatttttaggttttaaaaatacttaaagtactttttttatataaagTATTTTAAGTGCTTTTACTACATTTATTAGCATTTTTTATTAAGCACTTCCacttattttaaaaatactttcacACAAGCATATAACGAGCGGATTTGAACTCTTGGCTTCTTACTTTTGCTTGTGTCCTTGGTAATAAAGAAACAAATTGATGTTAGAAGTCGCTTAATCGTGGAGCAcaatcatattttattttttatattgttcCCTCTAGAaacaaaatgatgaaaaatatggaaaaaaaatgttgaatttAAATGTGGAAGCAATTATAGTACAATTATAGAGATGTCATCTGTCAATTGATCAGATTTTTACCAATAGTAAATCCGAATTAATAGAATATGGATGGAGATTTCTAATCCGATTATTCGAATTagataatttgattataaatgTATCCATATATAAATTAAGAGTGATCCGATTTGATAATAACCTGATCTgacatattattttattttatttttatttataactaTCATATTTGTGTGAGTAATTTAAGCCTATTATGAATATAAAATAAACTTATACCTTcattttattaataaatatTGTATTTTTAGCAATGATATTTTAATCTTTTTAGGTCGTAAATTAGATTCGATAAGGATCGTATTCAATTTGAACCCAATGCTAATCAAATATGGATCGACAAGTCATATCTAATGATTCAAATACGGTCCAAATTTGATAAACCGATTAATATGACTACCATTTAATTCAATAGTCAACTAGCTTCGAATTTCGGTGAATATTTGTAGAAAACCTGTATCCCAACGGGACTTAGAACATTtcgtttttgcttttgtttgtttccttccaaacaaagaaacaaaatgataaaaaaaaaaaaggtggaaataaaaagttgagaaatattgaatcaaaatattaaagaaGTTAGAAAGTTGCCCTTCAGCTGGCTGCATTGCGTGCTTGATATTTTGCACAAAACCATTCAATTTTGTGTTCATGAATGGCTGGCTGTGCTGCATGTTACTGTGTGGAAGGAAGAAATAATGCATTCATAATTAAAGCTCACATTTTAATATGGCTCAAGGATTTGGTGATTAACATGTGCAAAGCATTAACGGGGAACCAAAATTCACTCCACCAATCGTTGATGCATGAGGTTGGTGGCTAATTCTTtccacagttttttttttctctcatttttcttgtCGGTGATAGATAATGAAAGAAAAGACAATCGATAACAAGATTCCAAGCGCAAGAGTTCTTAGCCATTTAAATTACAAACCCTCTTACATTCAGctcaaatttaaattaaaagagCCTATTGTTGCAATATAAGTATGACAGTGGAACTGTAGTGTTGGTGAattcttaattttaaataaatgagTAAATTATGGTCGTCATTATTTGTTGTTAGTGGAAAAATAAGGTGGAGTCTATTAGCCTTTCATTTTATGTAACTATTGTAACtcttttcttgttaatttgtgttttattACTCTATTCACTAAGGGTGATACTAAATCTATAATTAGTAGCCTTTTCTCCatcatcatttttatttattatccCACTACTCAATTTCTTCTGCAACAATTATTCTCTCCATTCTGCCATTTTTTCCGTTTTCACTTACTGGCCAAAGAAGGATGTCCTTGCGGTCGAGCTTTGGACTTTTCCTTTTGTGCATATAACTTTGAGCCACAGGACAATTCAGTTGGGCTTTTCTATTTTGGAATGGACAAGTTAATGAATATA from Malus domestica chromosome 01, GDT2T_hap1 includes:
- the LOC103448553 gene encoding uncharacterized protein At5g65660-like; its protein translation is MESPDFSPPHVDASRPSLGFPLGTALLLIIIFSLSGIFSCCYHWDKLRSLRRSFNQDADPEADVEPPSPAKSKPAHMDLKQKQRQSLPVIMAGDQIPKFMALPCPREPPRDDKIAVKVQKQPKPPRFPVPLY